The sequence CAGTACGCGCCTCCCAGAAGAATCGGCTTCACGCGCGCGGGCGTCGGCGTCAATCGGAACCGAAGCAGGACGGGAAAATCGAGGTAGGACATTCTCGTCCTCGACCCGTCCTGATGGAGGCCCGAAGTCGAGAACCCACGTTCGAGATAGAGCGCTTCGAGCTGAACCGTCGCGCGCTCCGACAGGGGCAGCGTCACGAAACCGCCGGCCGCCTTCCGCAGGAGCGCTTCCGATGCGAACTGGTCGATGAAGGCGGCGTCGGCCCAGGTCACGCCTCCCTTGATTCCGAACGCGGTCTGCGCCGCCGCGGATCCATGATTCAGCAGAGCCGTGACGGCCGCGAACGCCGCAAACCACCGGATCGGTTTCACATCCCGCTCCTTGTCTCGCTACCCGCCCTTCCCGGCGCGCCCGTCGGCGAAGCGCACGACGCACAAGCTGCGTCCGCCGCGGCCGTTCCGCCATCGTCCGTATCCGTGCCGCCATCGTCTGTCCCGCCAGCGTCATCTTTCCATCGTCCGCCGATGGACCACACATTTCACGCCGTCATGCATAGCAAACGCAGATACGGGGAAGACGAAATACGGCAGGTCTTCGCGCGCGCCGCCGAGGCGGCCGAGGAGGAGCGCGCCAGCCTGCCGTCTCGCGTGGACGGCGGACTGACACTCGGAGAACTCCAGGCCGTGGGTATCGAGGTCGGCCTCGCCCCCGAGCGCGTCGCGGCCGCCGCCGCGGAACTCGATGCGCCCCCACGCCGCGTGCCGCGGCGCAAGCTGCTCGGTGTTCCGATCTCCGCCGGCCGGATCGTCGATCTCCCGCGCGAGTTGACGGATCGCGAGTGGCAATTTCTCGTCGCCGAACTGCGGGCCACGTTCGACGCGAAGGGCGAGGTCAAGGCCGAGGGCGGGATCCGTGAATGGAGCAACGGGAATCTTCACGCCGTCCTCGAGCAGACGGAGTCCGGCCACCGGCTTCGGTTGGGAACGCGCAAGGGCGACGCACTCGAAACCACCTTCATCGGGATCATGTTCTCGGTCATGGCGGTGATCGTCTCCTTCATCATGGTCGCGGACGGCAAGGCGGGCGCGGCGCTGATGGTCCCTGCTCTGATGGGTCTCGGCGGCGGAGGCGTGCTGGTCGCCAATGCCCTCCGGCTGCCCCGGTGGGCGGGCGAACGCGAGCGGCAGATGGACGGCGTCGCCGCCTGGACGCAGAATCTGCTTTCAGCCCCCGCGACGGACGCGGAGGAGGCGTAGGATGCGGAAGATCCTCGTCGTTGCGGCTCTCGGGCTGTTGGCGGTGCCGGCCGGAGTCGTCGCGCAGGGCGGGCTCGACGTGATCGTGCAGGACGCCGAGACGGGGGCGGGTCTGCCGAGGGCGCAGGTCACGCTCCCGGGACTCGGCTACGGCGGGATTACGGACGTCGAGGGCCACTTCCACATGCCGGATCTCGCGGCCGGCCCCGTCGCGGTCGAAGTGCGGCTTCTCGGCTACAGCATCGCGCGCGACGAAGCGACCATCGTGGACGACTCCGTCGTCGTGCTCGAGGTCCCCCTGACTCCGACCGTGATCTCCGTCGCCGGCCTCGTCGCCGTCGGCAGCCGGTCGAGACCCCGGACGGCCACGGAATCGATGGTCCCCATCGACGCGCTCGCCCCCTCCGAGCTGCTCGACCAGGGGGACACGGACATCGACGATCTTCTCAGAACCACGATCCCCTCCTACAACGTCAACCCGCAGGCGGTCGGTGACGCGGCGAGCATCATCCGGCCCGCGAACCTCCGCGGTCTGGCTCCGGACCATACGCTCGTGCTGGTGAACGGGAAGCGGCGCCACCGCGCGGCGGTCATCACCTGGATCGGCAACGGCGTCGCCGACGGCGCGCAGGGCCCGGATATCTCGAGCATCCCGACCATGGCGCTGCGCCAGGTGGAGGTGCTGCGCGACGGCGCCTCGGCCCAGTACGGCTCCGACGCCATCGCCGGGGTCATGAATTTCCACCTCAAGGACGCCCGCTCCGGCGGCGCGCTCGAGGTGCGGGCCGGCGGCTTCGGCGACGGAGGCGGGGAAGGCTACACCATATCGGGAAACACGGGGCTGCCCCTCGGCGCGGCAGGTTTCGCGAACCTGACGGCCGAGTACGGGCGCTCGAACTCGAGCAGCCGCAGCGTGCAGCGGGCCGACGCCGCGCTCCTCGTCTCCAGGGGGAACACGCACGTGCGGGACCCGGCCCAGATCTGGGGCGCGCCGGAGATCGAGGACGACCTCAAGCTGTGGGGCAACTTCGGCTACTTCCTCGGCAGCGGCACGAAGGCCTACGCGCACGCGAACTACGCGAGCCAGCGCATCACGAGGGGCTTCTTCTACCGCAACCCGAACACGCGGAGCGGCGTGTTCAGCCTCGACGGCGGGGAGACGCTGCTCATCGGCGACCTCCTCGACGCGCAGGACGGGGTCCTCGACGGCTCCGCCGGCTGCCCCGTCGTCCGCGTGAGCGATGGTCTGCCGGATCCGGCCGCCCTCCAGCAGGTCCTCGCGGATCCGAACTGCTTCACCTTCCAGGAACTGTTCCCGGGCGGCTTCACGCCACAGTTCGGGGGAGATGTGAGAGACGCATCGCTCGTCGCCGGCGTGGAGGGTCAGATCGGGCGCCTGTTCTGGGACGTGAGCGGGAACTACGGCACCAACGAAGTGGACTTCTTCATCTTCAACACCGTCAACGCTTCGCTGGGCGGGGCCACGCCCACCGAGTTCGATCCGGGGCTCTACCGGCAGGTGGACATCGACCTGCACGTCGACGCGGCGTATACCGTGAGCGACCTGCTGGACCTGGCGGCGGGGTTCGAGTGGCGGGACGAGCACTTCACGATCGGGCTGGGCGAGGACGACGCCTGGACGATCGGCTCCCTCGCGCCGCAGGGGTTCAGCGCGGGTTCCAACGGCTTTCCCGGCTTCAGTCCCATCGCGGCGGGTGACTGGCACCGCACGAACACCGCCCTCTACGCGGACGCCGAACTGCGAGACTACCGGAACGACCGCTGGACGCTCGGCGGAGCCCTTCGGTTCGAGAATTTCGAGGACTTCGGCTCGACGCTCAACGGAAAGCTCGCGGGACGCTACGCGCTTACGGGCGGTCTCGGCCTGCGCGGCAGCCTGAGCACGGGCTTCCGGGCGCCCACGCCGGGCCAGCAGAACGCCTTCAACGTCTCCACTGTCTTCGACCGGGAACTCGGCGACCTGGTGAACAGCGGCACCATTCCTTCCACCTCGGAAGTTGCGGCGCTCCGCGGGGGCGTCCCCCTCGACGCCGAGAAGTCCCGCAACTTCGCGGCGGGTGCCGTCCTGGATCTCGGGTCCTTCCTTCTCACGACGGACTATTTCCGCGTGGTCGTATCCGATCGCATCTCGTTGACTCAGTCCTTCAGTCTCTCGCCGGACGAACAGACGAGACTTGTCGAGGAGGGGATCGTGAGCGCCCGCAATCTGCAGGAGTTCCGCTTCTTCACGAACGACTTCAGCACGCGCACCCAGGGTCTCGACGTCGTCGCCACGTACGCGCCCGCGTCGCTCGCCGGCGGGACGACGCTGAGCCTTGCCTTCAACCGCACGCAGACGAAGGTCACGGAGTTCGATCCAACGAAGCTCGACGATACCCGCATTCGCCAACTCGAGGAGGGCCTTCCCGGCACGCGCTGGATTCTCACGGGCAAACACGCGCTCGGCCGGCTGAGCCTCCTGGGGCGGCTGAGCTACTACGCCGGCTGGTTCGATTCCCGGGACGACGTCTCGTATCCCGGCGCTCATCTCGTCGACGTCGAGGCAGCGTGGTCGATCAGCGACGCGCTGACGCTCACCGCGGGAGGCCAGAACGCCCTGAACCGGTATCCGGCGGAGAATCCCGGCGCGACGTTCTCCGGCAATCGCTACGGTCCGGGAACCCCCTTCGGCTCCAACGGCGGCTTCTACTACGTCCGGCTCGGATATCGCTGGAACTAGCAGGCCGTGGCGCTGCCGGCGCCTGCTTCGGACGTTCGGGGGCGAGGGAGAGTGACCGGGGTGGGGGTCGAACCCACGACCTGCGGATTAAAAGTCCGTTGCTCTACCAACTGAGCTACCCGGCCGAGTGGCGGGGCGGACCCGACGGGGCCTCCGCCCGGCGCGGCTCAAGCTAACACGTCAGCCCGGGGGACGCGGCAGGCCGCGGAGGATCCGAACGCCGGAACTGTCGGCGGCCAGCGCCGCCGGGAGCCCGGCGGCCGCGTTGCGCAGGAGGCTCCGCACCTGTCCGGTAGCGCGGTCGATCACCATCATCGCCCGCGCCCCCGCCTCCCGGTCCACCGTGGCCACGCCCTCCGGCCCGCTGAGTTCCAGCCGGTCCAGCGCCTCCGTCCACGCGGCATCGAAGGGGATCGAGTAGGAAAAGCCCTTGCTCCCATCCGAGATCTCACCCGGCGTGAAGCGGATCGAGAACAGCGTCTCCCCCTCGTCGTCGAGCCCCCGCACCCGGTAGTCGCCGGACGCCCCGGGACGGCTCACCCTCCCCTCGTACGCGAAGGCGGGTTCGAGCACGAGTTCCCCGTCGACCCGGATCCCACCCCAAAGCATGAGCACCGTCGACTCCTGAGAGGGTTCCCCCGACGCCTCCGGCGACCGCTCCTGCGCCAAAATCTCTCCCGCGGCGGGCACCACCGCGAGCATCGCGACCACCGCGCACCGCAACATCGACCTCATGTCAGCCTGCCGCTCCGCTCGCACGCGCGTTGATCCTCCGTTGACGATCCCCCGTACCATGCTGTCCGAACGCTCGTCGTCAGGCAACGCGTCGCAATATGATACTCCGTCGTCGACTACATACCTCGAAATCGTCGGAGCCGGAACATGCGCATATCCGAACGGGGAAAGATCACGATCCCCAGAGAGCTGAGAGACCGTTACGGCTTGAACGACAACGTCGAAGTCGAACTCGTCCCAACCGAAGAGGGCCTTCTCCTACGAAAGAAGACGGCCGCCCGACACCCCGTCGACCGCGTGTACGGCATCCTGGGGACGGGCGGGAACACGGACGACTACATCGAGGAGATTCGGGGTCGATGACTATGGCGGACCCCGCGTTCCCGCGGGAACGTCTCGTTCGGCGGCGACGCTACCCGGCGCGGCGGGAGAGCCAGGCGCCGTAGAGGAGGGCGCGGTAGTAGCGCCATGTGTCCTCGAACCCCGCCCCGGCCAGCAGTTCGAGGATGCGCGCCTCCGAAGCCCAGTGGATGCCCTCGTCGATTTTCGCCCGGAACGCGGCCCGTTCCGCCTCTCCCATCCCCTGGATCTCCCAGTATCGGCTCCACGCCGCGAAGAGTTCATCGAAGCGGGGGCCGCTCCGGTCCCCGTGGAGTTCGAACAGGAGGAACGGGGCGCCGGGCGCGAGGCGGCGGGCGATGTCGCGCAGGAGCGCCTGCTTGGCGCCGTCGTCCGGGAGGAAGTGCATGACGTTGAAGCAGGTCGCGGCCGCGAAGCCGTCCTCGTCGAGGTCGGAGACGTGTCCGTGGACGAGGCGGACGCCGTCTTCCACGCCGGTCTCCTCCATCCGGTGCCTGGCGATCTCGATCATCTGGCGCGACGGATCGACGCCGGTCAGCCGCCACCCGGGCTCCGCCGCCTTGAACGTGACCAGCTCGATGCCGGTTCCGGCCCCGACGACGAGCACCCGCGGACTCGGGCCCACGCGTCCGCGGAGGAGCGCGAGCGCCTGCCGGAACGAGCTCCGGTAGCCGGGTATCACCGTGCGGGCGATGTACTCGTAGTCGCCGCCGTAGTCTCCGTCGAAGTCGAACGGTTCCGCGCTCCCGTGTGTACTCATGGGCACAAGAGACCCCCGGCCCGGGATTCGTTCAAGTGTGACGCCGCGGCCAGGCGGGTGTGACGCCGCGGCCGCACGGGGCGTGAACCCGACACGGGGTCGCGGCTCGTATGGGATGGGGTAGCGGCCCGCATGGGACGGGTCGCGGACGTGTTGAGATTCAGATTGCCGAAAGGCACGATGGTATAGATGAATACGAAGAGATTGGCCGCCCGCGCGCAGGTCGCGGTGCTGGCCGCATGGTCCGTTTTTGCCGGTTGCGGCGCGGCCGGAGGGGGGAACGATCCGGCCATGTCCGGCCGGCTCGCCGCCGCCACGGCGAACATCGCGCCGGAAGAGAAGATGCGCGGCGTCTCCTTCTCCGCCCCGCGGCGCGAGATGGCGCCCGATGCGCTCGATCGCGCGTCCCTCACAGGGGCGAACTGGGTCGCCGTCATCCCCTACGCCTTCGTGGATCCCGCCCAGCCGCGCGTCGCGTTCGACCGCGAACGCCAGTTCTGGGGCGAAAGGACGGAAGGCGTCGCCAAGACCATCGAATACGCCAGGGAGAGCGGGCTCTCCGTGCTCCTCAAGCCGCATCTCTGGGTGCGCGGACAGGGCTGGCCGGGCGAGTTCGAGCCCGACACGGAGGAGGACTGGGAGATGTTCCTCTCGGGGTACCGGGAGTACATCCTCCGGTTCGCGCACGTCGCCGACTCGATGGACGTGGAGATGATGAGCGTGGGGACGGAGGTCGATCTCGTCGCGCTCGCGCGGCCCGATTACTGGAGGTCGCTCATCGAGGAGGTGCGGGCGATCTACGGCGGCCGCCTCACGTACGCGGCGAACTGGGACAAGTACGCCCGGATCGAGTTCTGGGACGCGCTCGACCTGGTGGGGGTGGACGCCTATTTCCCCCTCACCGACGACGCCACGCCGGACATGGAGACGCTGATCGCGGCGTGGGAGCCGTGGAGCGAGGAGTTGCGCGAGGTCGCCATCGCCACGGGAAAGCCGATCCTGTTCGCCGAGTACGGGTATCGCAGCGTGGACGGAGCGGCGGGCCGCCAGTGGGAGTTGCCCGAAGGACGCCGCGCGCGGGGCGTGCCGGCGAACTACGAGGCGCAGTCCGGGGCTTACGAGGCGCTCTTCCGCGTGTGGTGGGACCGTCCCTGGTTCGCGGGCGGCTTCGCGTGGAAGTGGTACGCGGGATCTCCGTCCGGCGAGTGGATCGCCACCGACTACTCGCCCCAGGGCAAGCCGGCGGAGACGGTCATGGCCACGTGGTACGGAGGCGATGCGAGCCCCGGCACGCCGCCGGTGCTCACGCCTCTGGATCTCGCCGAGGATCGCGCTGCGGATCGGACGGCCGGTCAGGCGCCGGACTGAACTCCAGTTCCGTCTGAAGAACGCCCTGGAAGGTGATCCGGTGGTGCGGGGTCGGGCCGTGCCGCCGGATCGCTTCCATGTGCTCGCGGGTCCGGTATCCCTTGTTGGACGCCCAGCCGTAGAGCGGGTATCGCGCGTCGAGACGCCGCATCAGGCGGTCGCGCGTGACCTTCGCGAGGATCGAGGCGCAGGCGATGGAATGCGAGGCCTGGTCGCCCCCGACGATCGAGCGGTGCTCGCCGAGTTCCGGGACCGGATTGCCGTCCACGAGCACGAGTTCCGCCGGAAGCGCGAGACGATCGAGCGCGCGGCGCATGGCCACGATGGTCGCGGCGCGGACGTTGAGGCGTTCGATCTCACGGGTGGAGGCGGCGGCGACCCGCCAGGCAAGGCTTTCCGCGCGGATGCGTAGGGCGAGTTCCTCGCGACGGGGCGGGGAGACCTGCTTGCTGTCCGTGCACCCCTCGAACTGCTGTCCCGGGTGGAGCGCGACGGCACCCACCATCACGGGACCCGCCACCGGACCCAACCCGGCTTCGTCGATCCCGACCACGACGCGGAGGCCGGAAGCCCAGCCCTCTTCCTCGTAGTCGAGCGGCGCCGTGGCCGGCGCCTCCCGAGCCGTCTCTGGAGCCGGCTTCGCCGGTGTCAGTCGTCCTGCTTCTTGTCGAGCCACCACTTTCGCTCTGGCACCCGGGCCCGCTTGCCGCGGCGGTTGCGCAGATAGTAGAGCTTGGCCCGCCGGACATCGCCGCGCCGAACGACCTCGAGCCCCACGATCCACGGGGAGTGGAGGGGGAAGATCCGCTCGACGCCGACGCCGCCGGAGATCCGCCGCAGCGTGAAGGTCGCGTTGACCCCCGCCCCGCGGCGACCGATGCACACGCCCTCGAACGGCTGCACGCGCTCCTTCTGGCCTTCCTTCACGCGTACGCGGACACGCACCGTGTCCCCCGGCGCGAAGGCCGGAAGGTCCGTGCGCTTATATCCCTCCTCGATACCGGCGATTCTGGGATCCATCGTTCGTCTATCCTTGTTCCCTGCGTCTCCAGGTGCGTTTCCGGCGGCGTATCCGTTTGCGTCACGGGAGGGTAGCGGCGATGTGACGATGGGTACGACCCGCAGCCTTTTAGTATACCATTGTCGCTCGGCTTGCGCCAAAAAACCGGTCAGTCGGCCGCGTCGAGGTCGAGGAGGTCGGGACGGCGGCGGCGCGTCGCCGCATCGGCCTGCGCGGCGCGCCAGCGCTCGATGCGGGGGTGATCCCCCGACCGGAGCACGTCCGGCACCGACCGGCTGCCGTGCTCGGCGGGCCGCGTGTAGGAGGGGGCGGAGAGGCGCCCCTCGTAGAACGAGTCGGAGGAGGCCGAATCGTGATCGCCGAGCGCCCCCGGGAGGAGGCGCACCACGGCGTCGATGACGACGAGCGCGGCGGGCTCGCCCCCGCTGAGGACGTAGTCCCCGATGGAGATCTCCTCGTCCACCCAGGCGTCGACGACCCGCTCGTCGATCCCTTTGTAGCGCCCGCACAACAGCGTGAGATCGGACTCCAGCGCGAAGCGCACCGCCGTTTCGTGGTCGAACGGCCGGCCGCGCGGGGAGAGCGAGATCACGCGCCCTGGCCGGTCCAGCGCGGTAAGCGCCGCGTCGAAGGGCTCGGGCTTCATCACCATCCCGCCCCCGCCTCCGAAAGGCTCGTCATCCGTCGTTCGGTGGCGGTCCGTCGTGTACTCGCGCACGTCGATCAGCCGGTAGTCGACGAGTCCCGCCTCGCGGGCGCGGCCCGGGATCGAGAGGCCGAGCGGGCCCTCGAGGTAGTCGGGGAAGATCGTGAGGACGTTGATTCGCATCGGACCGTTCGCGTCAGATATCGAGCAGGCCGGCGGGGAGCTTCATGTGGACCTCGCCGGCTTCGAAGTCCAGTTCCACGACAAGTTCCGCGTCGAACGGGATCAGCCGCTCGCGGCCATCGACGTCGAGGGCGAGGAGCGGCGCGCCGGGCTGGTCGTACACCTCCCTGATCACTCCGATCGTCGTGTCCTCCTCGCATACCGACATGCCGATCAGATCGTGCAGCAGATAGCCCCCGTCCGGCAGATCCGGCAGCTCTGCGCGGGGGACGGCAAGGCGCGCGCCGCGGAGACCCTCGGCCACCGTGCGGTCCGCCACCTCGCGGACCTCGACGAGCCACCGCCCGCCGTGGAGCCTCGCCGTCTCCACCGTGAGTGCCCGGGGCGGGGGCGCGCCGATGATTTGGAGCCGGCGACCCGCCTGGAAGAGCGCCTCGGCGTGGTCGGTTTCGGCTTCCAGGAGCAGCCCGCCGCGGATCCCGTGCGGCCGGGCGATGCGGGCCACGATCACGGGCGCGTCGGACATGGTGGCGGCGGTGCTAGTCGGCGTCGGCGCCGGCTTTCGCCTCGTCGCCAGCGTCGTCCGCCTCGCCGGCGGTGTCGTCCGCGTCAGCCGCGCCGTCGGCCGCATCGTCGGCCGAAGCGGTCGCCTCGGTCTCCGGCGCTGCCTCAGGCGCTGCCTCAGCCTCGGGGGCCGCCTCTGCCTCGGTCGCTGCCTCTGCCTCGGTCGCCGCCTCCGCTTCCGCAGGTGTCTCGGCCTCCGCAGGTGCCTCAGCTTCCGCAGCCGCCTCGGCTTCAGGCGCCGCCTCCACTTCGGCCTCCGCCTCGGCTTCGGGCACCGCCTCCGCTTCGGCCTCCGCCTCGGCCGGCGCGGCCTCCTCGGCGGCGGGCGGCTCGGGCTCGGGCTCCGGCGGGGCCTCGGCGCTCGGCATCGGACGCTGCGATGTGCCGCGCTGTCCCGGCGGCGGACCGATCTCGATGATCGCCGTCTCGAGAGACATCGGATCCACGCCGTCGTGGAACTGCTTCCAGACGCCCGTCTTCCGCAGGAGCGACCGCACCGTGTCCGTCGGCTGCGCGCCCTCGTTGAGCCAGTGCAGCGTGCGGGCGGCGTTGATCCTCACGAGCGACGGCTGCGTGCGCGGGTTGTAGAGCCCGAGGCGCTCGATCGACGCGCCCGCCGTCCCTTCCCGCGAATCCGTCACGATGATGCGGAACGAGGCCGCCTTCTTCGCCCCACGCCGCTTGAGTCTGATTGTCGTCGCCATTCAGTTCTCCGATTTTCTCCCTGATCTGCCCGGAACCGGCCCGGGTCCGGCGTCTAGCCCAGTCCCTTGCCCAACTGGCCAAGGTCGCCGGGACCTCCCGGCATCATCCGGGGCATGAGCTTGCCCATCTGCTTCATCATCTTCCGCATTTCGCGGAACTGCTTGAGGAGCCGGTTCACCTCGTGCACCGGGCGTCCCGACCCCTTCGCGATCCGCGCCCGGCGCGACCCGTTCAGGATCTCCGGCCGCCTCCGCTCCTC comes from Candidatus Palauibacter soopunensis and encodes:
- a CDS encoding porin family protein, whose translation is MKPIRWFAAFAAVTALLNHGSAAAQTAFGIKGGVTWADAAFIDQFASEALLRKAAGGFVTLPLSERATVQLEALYLERGFSTSGLHQDGSRTRMSYLDFPVLLRFRLTPTPARVKPILLGGAYWGHEVACRLDGGVAQFEESNSCEGRFRLRGVADVGLVVGAVIEVETVDAWFVTLEARYHYGVRNLYWDPASDGAKARNLSALAGVGVRVGG
- a CDS encoding TonB-dependent receptor, translating into MRKILVVAALGLLAVPAGVVAQGGLDVIVQDAETGAGLPRAQVTLPGLGYGGITDVEGHFHMPDLAAGPVAVEVRLLGYSIARDEATIVDDSVVVLEVPLTPTVISVAGLVAVGSRSRPRTATESMVPIDALAPSELLDQGDTDIDDLLRTTIPSYNVNPQAVGDAASIIRPANLRGLAPDHTLVLVNGKRRHRAAVITWIGNGVADGAQGPDISSIPTMALRQVEVLRDGASAQYGSDAIAGVMNFHLKDARSGGALEVRAGGFGDGGGEGYTISGNTGLPLGAAGFANLTAEYGRSNSSSRSVQRADAALLVSRGNTHVRDPAQIWGAPEIEDDLKLWGNFGYFLGSGTKAYAHANYASQRITRGFFYRNPNTRSGVFSLDGGETLLIGDLLDAQDGVLDGSAGCPVVRVSDGLPDPAALQQVLADPNCFTFQELFPGGFTPQFGGDVRDASLVAGVEGQIGRLFWDVSGNYGTNEVDFFIFNTVNASLGGATPTEFDPGLYRQVDIDLHVDAAYTVSDLLDLAAGFEWRDEHFTIGLGEDDAWTIGSLAPQGFSAGSNGFPGFSPIAAGDWHRTNTALYADAELRDYRNDRWTLGGALRFENFEDFGSTLNGKLAGRYALTGGLGLRGSLSTGFRAPTPGQQNAFNVSTVFDRELGDLVNSGTIPSTSEVAALRGGVPLDAEKSRNFAAGAVLDLGSFLLTTDYFRVVVSDRISLTQSFSLSPDEQTRLVEEGIVSARNLQEFRFFTNDFSTRTQGLDVVATYAPASLAGGTTLSLAFNRTQTKVTEFDPTKLDDTRIRQLEEGLPGTRWILTGKHALGRLSLLGRLSYYAGWFDSRDDVSYPGAHLVDVEAAWSISDALTLTAGGQNALNRYPAENPGATFSGNRYGPGTPFGSNGGFYYVRLGYRWN
- a CDS encoding AbrB/MazE/SpoVT family DNA-binding domain-containing protein, which codes for MRISERGKITIPRELRDRYGLNDNVEVELVPTEEGLLLRKKTAARHPVDRVYGILGTGGNTDDYIEEIRGR
- a CDS encoding class I SAM-dependent methyltransferase, with the protein product MSTHGSAEPFDFDGDYGGDYEYIARTVIPGYRSSFRQALALLRGRVGPSPRVLVVGAGTGIELVTFKAAEPGWRLTGVDPSRQMIEIARHRMEETGVEDGVRLVHGHVSDLDEDGFAAATCFNVMHFLPDDGAKQALLRDIARRLAPGAPFLLFELHGDRSGPRFDELFAAWSRYWEIQGMGEAERAAFRAKIDEGIHWASEARILELLAGAGFEDTWRYYRALLYGAWLSRRAG
- a CDS encoding ribonuclease HII → MARQEAGRLTPAKPAPETAREAPATAPLDYEEEGWASGLRVVVGIDEAGLGPVAGPVMVGAVALHPGQQFEGCTDSKQVSPPRREELALRIRAESLAWRVAAASTREIERLNVRAATIVAMRRALDRLALPAELVLVDGNPVPELGEHRSIVGGDQASHSIACASILAKVTRDRLMRRLDARYPLYGWASNKGYRTREHMEAIRRHGPTPHHRITFQGVLQTELEFSPAPDRPSDPQRDPRRDPEA
- the rplS gene encoding 50S ribosomal protein L19 is translated as MDPRIAGIEEGYKRTDLPAFAPGDTVRVRVRVKEGQKERVQPFEGVCIGRRGAGVNATFTLRRISGGVGVERIFPLHSPWIVGLEVVRRGDVRRAKLYYLRNRRGKRARVPERKWWLDKKQDD
- the trmD gene encoding tRNA (guanosine(37)-N1)-methyltransferase TrmD produces the protein MRINVLTIFPDYLEGPLGLSIPGRAREAGLVDYRLIDVREYTTDRHRTTDDEPFGGGGGMVMKPEPFDAALTALDRPGRVISLSPRGRPFDHETAVRFALESDLTLLCGRYKGIDERVVDAWVDEEISIGDYVLSGGEPAALVVIDAVVRLLPGALGDHDSASSDSFYEGRLSAPSYTRPAEHGSRSVPDVLRSGDHPRIERWRAAQADAATRRRRPDLLDLDAAD
- the rimM gene encoding ribosome maturation factor RimM (Essential for efficient processing of 16S rRNA), whose product is MSDAPVIVARIARPHGIRGGLLLEAETDHAEALFQAGRRLQIIGAPPPRALTVETARLHGGRWLVEVREVADRTVAEGLRGARLAVPRAELPDLPDGGYLLHDLIGMSVCEEDTTIGVIREVYDQPGAPLLALDVDGRERLIPFDAELVVELDFEAGEVHMKLPAGLLDI
- the rpsP gene encoding 30S ribosomal protein S16 codes for the protein MATTIRLKRRGAKKAASFRIIVTDSREGTAGASIERLGLYNPRTQPSLVRINAARTLHWLNEGAQPTDTVRSLLRKTGVWKQFHDGVDPMSLETAIIEIGPPPGQRGTSQRPMPSAEAPPEPEPEPPAAEEAAPAEAEAEAEAVPEAEAEAEVEAAPEAEAAAEAEAPAEAETPAEAEAATEAEAATEAEAAPEAEAAPEAAPETEATASADDAADGAADADDTAGEADDAGDEAKAGADAD